The following are encoded in a window of Magnolia sinica isolate HGM2019 chromosome 11, MsV1, whole genome shotgun sequence genomic DNA:
- the LOC131218075 gene encoding probable alpha-mannosidase At5g66150 produces the protein MPSSCSLIDPTFPPSIRESLIRHTRDFNIVLNDIAITHLSYSAEFSKAVDALFFSFFGQQCHLLNITYCPPTEEIPENKSLVVVAYNLLGWIHTDIVRIPVNDDHHVIRDSSGNTIEAQYVEMDNATINLRNFYTKAYLGVSAKEIPNIGSYFKYLCRHLDVASTLFLKLDFQYSSH, from the exons ATGCCGTCCAGCTGCTCACTGATTGACCCCACGTTTCCGCCCTCGATCCGTGAATCCCTCATCCGCCACACCCGTGACTTCAACATCGTGCTCAATGACATCGCCATCACACATCTTTCCTACAGCGCTGAATTCTCCAAGGCCGTCGA tgcacttttcttttctttttttggtcaaCAGTGTCATTTGCTCAATATAACCTACTGCCCGCCAACTGAGGAAATTCCAGAGAACAAGAGCTTA GTTGTGGTGGCATACAATCTGCTTGGATGGATCCACACTGACATTGTTAGGATTCCA GTCAATGATGACCATCATGTTATTAGAGATTCTAGCGGCAATACCATTGAGGCACAGTATGTGGAGATGGATAATGCTACTATTAACTTGAGAAACTTCTACACAAAGGCCTACCTGGGAGTGTCAGCCAAAGAAATCCCAAATATTGGCTCTTATTTCAAGTATCTGTGCCGCCATTTGGATGTAGCATCTACTTTATTTCTAAAGCTGGATTTTCAATATTCTTCTCATTAA